A window of the Mesoplasma florum L1 genome harbors these coding sequences:
- the yihA gene encoding ribosome biogenesis GTP-binding protein YihA/YsxC — protein sequence MFKQSVFIKSAANKSGWIEDNIPEVCFVGRSNVGKSSFINTLANNKKLAKVANTPGKTRLLNFFDINNSSFRLVDAPGYGYAKISNSMKVEFGIMMEDYLTTRENLKLVCMLVDLRHKPTNDDVQMYDFLKANDIPVLMIGTKLDKLKRNEIAKNEKLIKETLEFDQNDVFVKVSNLDKINIKESYDALIRLLEVENG from the coding sequence ATGTTTAAACAAAGCGTATTTATTAAATCAGCAGCAAATAAGTCTGGTTGAATCGAAGATAACATTCCAGAAGTTTGTTTTGTAGGAAGAAGTAATGTTGGTAAATCAAGTTTTATTAACACTTTAGCAAATAACAAAAAATTAGCTAAAGTAGCTAACACACCAGGTAAAACAAGATTATTAAATTTCTTTGATATTAACAATAGTAGCTTTAGACTTGTGGATGCACCTGGATATGGTTATGCTAAAATTTCTAATTCAATGAAAGTTGAGTTTGGTATTATGATGGAGGATTATCTAACAACAAGAGAAAATCTTAAACTTGTTTGCATGTTAGTAGATTTAAGGCATAAACCAACAAATGATGATGTTCAAATGTATGACTTTTTAAAAGCTAATGATATCCCAGTATTAATGATTGGAACAAAGTTAGATAAATTAAAAAGAAATGAAATTGCAAAAAACGAAAAATTAATAAAAGAAACTTTAGAGTTTGATCAAAATGATGTGTTTGTTAAAGTTTCAAATTTAGATAAAATAAATATTAAAGAAAGTTATGATGCTTTAATTAGATTATTAGAGGTAGAAAATGGATAG